One window of the Anaeromyxobacter dehalogenans 2CP-C genome contains the following:
- the gatB gene encoding Asp-tRNA(Asn)/Glu-tRNA(Gln) amidotransferase subunit GatB, whose protein sequence is MPISDFQVVIGLEVHAQLLTASKIFCGCSTAFGGAPNAHTCPVCLGLPGALPALNRSVVEMAVRTGLALGCEIRPKSVFARKNYFYPDLPKGYQISQYELPICEGGEVTFTLDGRDHTARLVRIHMEEDAGKNVHDVAADGSSGVDLNRAGVPLVEIVSRPDLRSAEEAVEYLKALRAILMALGVNDGNMQEGSLRCDANVSVMRKGASELGTRCEIKNMNSFRFLKQAIEFEARRQVELIEAGEPVVQETRLFDPDRGETRSMRSKEEAHDYRYFPEPDLPPVIVEAALVERLRGELPELPRAKAERYQRSLGLSAQDAGNLVADAAVSAWFDAAVAAYGAGPEAAKKVANWVIGELARLANETGEAPAAWKLTPARLAAVLRLIDAGTIGGPGAKQVVEEVFRTGAEPDAVVKAKGLAQVSDEGAIEAAVDKVLAANPGEVEKYRGGRKNLVGFFVGQVMKEMRGKGNPAVVNALLRRKLGD, encoded by the coding sequence ATGCCGATCTCCGACTTCCAGGTGGTGATCGGGCTCGAGGTCCACGCGCAGCTCCTCACCGCGAGCAAGATCTTCTGCGGCTGCTCCACCGCGTTCGGCGGCGCGCCCAACGCGCACACCTGCCCGGTGTGCCTGGGCCTCCCCGGCGCGCTCCCGGCCCTGAACCGCTCGGTGGTCGAGATGGCGGTGCGGACCGGCCTCGCGCTCGGCTGCGAGATCCGCCCGAAGAGCGTGTTCGCGCGGAAGAACTACTTCTACCCGGACCTCCCGAAGGGCTACCAGATCTCGCAGTACGAGCTGCCCATCTGCGAGGGCGGCGAGGTGACGTTCACGCTCGACGGCCGCGACCACACCGCGCGGCTGGTCCGGATCCACATGGAGGAGGACGCCGGAAAGAACGTGCACGACGTCGCCGCCGACGGCTCGTCCGGCGTGGACCTGAACCGCGCCGGCGTGCCGCTCGTCGAGATCGTCTCGCGCCCGGACCTGCGCTCCGCGGAGGAGGCGGTCGAGTACCTGAAGGCGCTGCGGGCGATCCTGATGGCGCTCGGGGTGAACGACGGGAACATGCAGGAGGGCTCGCTCCGCTGCGACGCGAACGTGTCGGTGATGCGCAAGGGCGCCTCCGAGCTGGGCACGCGCTGCGAGATCAAGAACATGAACTCGTTCCGCTTCCTGAAGCAGGCGATCGAGTTCGAGGCCCGCCGCCAGGTGGAGCTGATCGAGGCGGGCGAGCCGGTGGTGCAGGAGACGCGGCTGTTCGACCCGGACCGCGGCGAGACCCGCTCGATGCGCTCGAAGGAGGAGGCGCACGACTACCGCTACTTCCCGGAGCCGGACCTGCCGCCGGTGATCGTGGAGGCGGCGCTGGTGGAGCGGCTCCGCGGCGAGCTGCCGGAGCTGCCGCGCGCGAAGGCCGAGCGCTACCAGCGCAGCCTGGGCCTCTCCGCCCAGGACGCCGGGAACCTGGTGGCGGACGCGGCGGTGTCGGCCTGGTTCGACGCGGCGGTCGCCGCGTACGGCGCCGGCCCGGAGGCGGCGAAGAAGGTCGCGAACTGGGTGATCGGCGAGCTGGCCCGCCTCGCGAACGAGACCGGCGAGGCGCCCGCCGCCTGGAAGCTGACGCCGGCGCGGCTCGCCGCGGTGCTGCGCCTCATCGACGCCGGCACCATCGGCGGCCCGGGCGCGAAGCAGGTGGTGGAGGAGGTCTTCCGCACCGGCGCCGAGCCCGACGCGGTGGTGAAGGCGAAGGGGCTGGCGCAGGTCTCCGACGAGGGCGCCATCGAGGCGGCGGTGGACAAGGTGCTCGCCGCGAACCCGGGCGAGGTGGAGAAGTACCGCGGCGGCCGCAAGAACCTCGTCGGCTTCTTCGTCGGGCAGGTCATGAAGGAGATGCGCGGCAAGGGCAACCCCGCGGTGGTGAACGCGCTGCTGCGCAGGAAGCTGGGGGACTGA
- the rplU gene encoding 50S ribosomal protein L21, whose translation MYAVIRTGGKQYRVAQGDRVKIEKLAGDVGGKVNFDVLLVGGEGEAKVGKPTLAGVTVEGEIVAQGKHKKVIHFRKKKEGWTKKRGHRQPYTEVLITTVRA comes from the coding sequence ATGTACGCGGTGATTCGGACCGGCGGGAAGCAGTATCGCGTCGCCCAGGGCGACCGGGTGAAGATCGAGAAGCTCGCCGGCGACGTCGGCGGGAAGGTGAACTTCGACGTGCTGCTCGTCGGCGGCGAGGGCGAGGCGAAGGTCGGCAAGCCGACCCTGGCCGGCGTCACCGTCGAGGGCGAGATCGTCGCCCAGGGCAAGCACAAGAAGGTCATCCACTTCCGGAAGAAGAAGGAAGGCTGGACCAAGAAGCGGGGCCACCGTCAGCCCTACACCGAGGTCCTCATCACCACGGTCCGGGCCTAA
- the rpmA gene encoding 50S ribosomal protein L27 has protein sequence MAHKKGQGSSRNGRDSPGQRRGIKVYGSEKVVAGNILVRQVGTLVHPGQNVGMGKDFTLFALIDGTVKYSRTRGDRRVVSVLPGA, from the coding sequence ATGGCTCACAAAAAGGGACAGGGCTCTTCGCGCAACGGGCGCGACTCTCCCGGCCAGCGCCGCGGGATCAAGGTCTACGGGTCCGAGAAGGTGGTCGCGGGCAACATCCTCGTCCGCCAGGTCGGCACGCTCGTCCACCCCGGCCAGAACGTCGGCATGGGCAAGGACTTCACGCTGTTCGCCCTCATCGACGGCACCGTGAAGTACAGCCGGACCCGCGGCGACCGCCGCGTGGTGTCGGTGCTCCCCGGGGCGTAA
- a CDS encoding YkvA family protein: MAPRTCPACGRPQGTNGDCISCRDAAARELARDARDVTPETAAAHAESARRFLARPPWYAKTAPAKLRSKLRLLWMVIRDYANGTYRKVPWKAVAALAAAVVYVVSPIDLVPDFLVPFGFTDDVLALALTWGLVKRELREYCQWKGLSPAHFGL; this comes from the coding sequence ATGGCCCCCCGCACCTGCCCCGCCTGCGGCCGCCCCCAGGGCACGAACGGCGACTGCATCTCCTGCCGCGACGCGGCCGCCCGCGAGCTCGCCCGCGACGCGCGCGACGTGACGCCGGAGACGGCCGCCGCGCACGCCGAGTCGGCGCGGCGCTTCCTGGCGCGCCCGCCCTGGTACGCGAAGACCGCGCCGGCGAAGCTGCGCAGCAAGCTGCGCCTGCTCTGGATGGTGATCCGCGACTACGCGAACGGCACCTACCGCAAGGTCCCGTGGAAGGCGGTCGCCGCGCTGGCGGCGGCGGTGGTGTACGTGGTCTCGCCCATCGACCTCGTCCCCGACTTCCTGGTGCCGTTCGGCTTCACCGACGACGTCCTGGCGCTCGCGCTGACCTGGGGGCTCGTGAAGCGCGAGCTGCGCGAGTACTGCCAGTGGAAGGGGCTGTCGCCGGCGCACTTCGGGCTCTGA
- the gatA gene encoding Asp-tRNA(Asn)/Glu-tRNA(Gln) amidotransferase subunit GatA, with protein sequence MSTPAKELCRLGLREAGAGVAAKAISSTELVEASLARIQATDGKLGAFLAVCADRARAAAKAADARAARGERRSELDGVPVAVKDLFVTKGVPTTAGSRILEGYLPPYDATVVERLEAAGAVIVGKLNMDEFAMGSSNENSAYKPCHNPWDLSRTPGGSSGGSAASVAAGQVHASLGTDTGGSIREPAAFCGVVGVKPTYGRVSRYGVVAFASSLDQVGPLAREVGDAALVLRTIAGHDPRDMTSSTRPVDDYLGPLEEGARGLRVGVPREWLSGGLDAGVEAAIRAALDTYRRLGATLVDVSLPHSKYGIGAYYLIAPAEASSNLARYDGVRYGLRAEGAKGLKEMYAESREQGLGAEPKRRIMLGTYALSSGYYDAYYLRAQKVRTLIRRDFDEAFRGCDVIAGPVTPSVAFALGERTGDPLQMYLADIFTITCNLAALPGLSVPCGLEAASGLPVGLQLVGRPFDEATLFRAARALERELGPLPAPPEP encoded by the coding sequence ATGAGCACGCCGGCGAAGGAGCTCTGCCGCCTCGGGCTGCGCGAGGCGGGGGCGGGCGTCGCCGCGAAGGCGATCTCGTCCACCGAGCTGGTCGAGGCCTCGCTGGCGCGCATCCAGGCGACGGACGGCAAGCTGGGCGCGTTCCTGGCGGTGTGCGCCGATCGCGCGCGCGCCGCGGCGAAGGCGGCCGACGCCCGCGCCGCGCGCGGCGAGCGCCGCTCCGAGCTGGACGGCGTGCCGGTGGCGGTGAAGGACCTCTTCGTCACGAAGGGCGTCCCCACCACCGCGGGCTCGCGGATCCTCGAGGGCTACCTGCCCCCGTACGACGCCACCGTGGTGGAGCGGCTCGAGGCCGCCGGCGCGGTGATCGTGGGCAAGCTCAACATGGACGAGTTCGCCATGGGCTCGTCCAACGAGAACAGCGCGTACAAGCCCTGCCACAACCCGTGGGACCTCTCCCGCACGCCGGGCGGCAGCTCCGGCGGCAGCGCCGCGTCGGTGGCGGCGGGGCAGGTGCACGCCTCGCTCGGCACCGACACCGGCGGCTCCATCCGCGAGCCGGCCGCGTTCTGCGGCGTGGTCGGGGTGAAGCCGACCTACGGCCGCGTCTCGCGCTACGGCGTGGTGGCGTTCGCCTCGTCGCTCGACCAGGTGGGCCCGCTCGCCCGCGAGGTGGGCGACGCGGCGCTGGTCCTGCGCACCATCGCCGGGCACGACCCGCGGGACATGACCTCCTCCACCCGCCCGGTGGACGACTACCTCGGGCCGCTCGAGGAGGGCGCGCGCGGGCTGCGCGTGGGCGTGCCGCGCGAGTGGCTCTCGGGCGGGCTCGACGCCGGCGTCGAGGCCGCGATCCGCGCCGCGCTCGACACCTACCGCCGGCTCGGCGCCACGCTGGTGGACGTCTCCCTGCCGCACTCGAAGTACGGCATCGGCGCCTACTACCTCATCGCGCCGGCGGAGGCCTCCTCCAACCTGGCCCGCTACGACGGCGTGCGCTACGGCCTGCGCGCCGAGGGCGCGAAGGGGCTGAAGGAGATGTACGCGGAGAGCCGCGAGCAGGGGCTCGGCGCCGAGCCCAAGCGCCGCATCATGCTCGGCACCTACGCGCTCAGCTCCGGCTACTACGACGCGTACTACCTGCGCGCGCAGAAGGTCCGCACGCTCATCCGCCGCGACTTCGACGAGGCGTTCCGGGGCTGCGACGTCATCGCCGGACCGGTCACCCCGTCGGTCGCGTTCGCGCTGGGCGAGCGCACCGGGGACCCGCTGCAGATGTACCTCGCCGACATCTTCACCATCACCTGCAACCTGGCCGCGCTGCCCGGGCTGTCGGTGCCGTGCGGCCTCGAGGCCGCGAGCGGCCTGCCGGTGGGGCTGCAGCTGGTGGGGCGCCCGTTCGACGAGGCGACCCTGTTCCGCGCGGCGCGCGCGCTCGAGCGCGAGCTCGGGCCGCTGCCCGCGCCCCCGGAGCCCTGA
- the mtnA gene encoding S-methyl-5-thioribose-1-phosphate isomerase, whose amino-acid sequence MTVREPLRPVLYDDARDLVRLLDQKALPAEERWLELSTAEAVAAAIQDLTVRGAPAIGVAAAYALAVEARRGAGPERLRAAADLLARARPTAVNLAWAVRRMSARIGAPASDVLAEAHAIRDEDEAACRRIGALGAPLVPARARVLTHCNAGALATAGYGTALGVVRAAVEAGNAISVFADETRPFLQGARLTAWELHRDGIPVTVLTDGMAGWLMARGEIGCVVVGADRIAANGDVANKIGTYALAVLAAHHRLPFYVAAPWSTVDLATPTGADIPIEERASDEVVVLAGQRIAPAGVPARYPAFDVTPAALVTAIVTERGVVRAPHAAGLAALATAR is encoded by the coding sequence ATGACGGTGCGTGAACCCCTCCGGCCGGTGCTGTACGACGACGCCCGCGACCTGGTGCGCCTGCTCGACCAGAAGGCGCTGCCCGCGGAGGAGCGCTGGCTCGAGCTGTCCACCGCCGAGGCGGTGGCGGCCGCGATCCAGGACCTCACCGTGCGCGGCGCGCCCGCCATCGGCGTGGCGGCGGCCTACGCGCTGGCGGTCGAGGCGCGGCGGGGCGCCGGCCCGGAGCGGCTGCGCGCCGCGGCGGACCTGCTCGCCCGCGCCCGGCCCACCGCGGTGAACCTGGCCTGGGCGGTGCGGCGCATGTCGGCGCGGATCGGCGCGCCGGCCTCGGACGTGCTGGCCGAGGCGCACGCCATCCGCGACGAGGACGAGGCGGCCTGCCGCCGCATCGGCGCGCTCGGCGCGCCGCTCGTGCCCGCCCGCGCCCGGGTGCTCACCCACTGCAACGCCGGCGCGCTCGCCACCGCCGGCTACGGCACCGCGCTCGGCGTGGTGCGCGCCGCGGTCGAGGCCGGGAACGCCATCTCGGTGTTCGCCGACGAGACGCGCCCGTTCCTCCAGGGCGCGCGGCTCACCGCCTGGGAGCTGCACCGCGACGGCATCCCGGTGACGGTGCTCACCGACGGCATGGCCGGCTGGCTCATGGCGCGCGGCGAGATCGGCTGCGTGGTGGTGGGCGCCGACCGCATCGCCGCGAACGGCGACGTGGCGAACAAGATCGGCACCTACGCGCTGGCGGTCCTCGCGGCGCACCACCGGCTGCCGTTCTACGTGGCCGCCCCGTGGTCCACCGTGGACCTCGCCACGCCCACCGGCGCGGACATCCCCATCGAGGAGCGCGCCTCCGACGAGGTGGTCGTGCTGGCCGGCCAGCGCATCGCGCCGGCCGGGGTCCCGGCGCGCTACCCGGCGTTCGACGTCACGCCGGCGGCGCTCGTCACCGCCATCGTGACCGAGCGCGGCGTGGTGCGCGCGCCGCACGCGGCCGGGCTGGCCGCGCTCGCGACCGCGCGGTAG
- a CDS encoding potassium transporter has protein sequence MADLTHTRVFGQATRGLVAIGLRRRPLADLYHLLVTGPWARLCAVYALVYFVTAALFEAAHYALGEAGPAARGSAVAALVALARGASADEVRAALAPRALAAGLVAGAEGFVRWAELVIGAGIVLAKFSLLRARVLFSEVAVVGPHRGGEALQFRMANERTSHVVDAKVSVMLVRDELDDEGEPVRRAHDLPLLRGGTALFSHAWTAAHPIGPASPLAGADGGALAAAEAEIIVTFSGYDEALTRVIYARHVYAAARIRWGARFAPIVSTLPDGRRAVDYRRFHEVVEAEPAGRPERARRRAREG, from the coding sequence ATGGCGGATCTCACCCACACCCGCGTGTTCGGTCAGGCCACCCGCGGCCTGGTCGCGATCGGCCTGCGGCGGCGCCCGCTCGCCGACCTGTACCACCTGCTCGTCACCGGCCCGTGGGCGCGCCTCTGCGCCGTGTACGCGCTCGTCTACTTCGTCACCGCGGCGCTGTTCGAGGCGGCGCACTACGCGCTCGGCGAGGCGGGGCCGGCGGCGCGCGGCTCGGCGGTGGCGGCGCTGGTTGCGCTCGCGCGCGGCGCCTCGGCGGACGAGGTGCGGGCGGCGCTCGCGCCCCGCGCGCTCGCGGCCGGGCTGGTGGCCGGCGCGGAGGGGTTCGTGCGCTGGGCGGAGCTCGTGATCGGCGCGGGCATCGTGCTCGCGAAGTTCTCGCTGCTCCGGGCCCGGGTGCTGTTCAGCGAGGTGGCGGTCGTCGGCCCGCACCGCGGCGGCGAGGCGCTCCAGTTCCGCATGGCGAACGAGCGCACCAGCCACGTGGTGGACGCGAAGGTCTCGGTGATGCTGGTGCGCGACGAGCTCGACGACGAGGGCGAGCCGGTCCGGCGCGCGCACGACCTGCCGCTCCTGCGCGGCGGCACCGCGCTGTTCTCGCACGCCTGGACGGCGGCCCACCCCATCGGCCCGGCGAGCCCGCTCGCCGGCGCGGACGGCGGGGCGCTCGCCGCCGCCGAGGCGGAGATCATCGTCACCTTCAGCGGCTACGACGAGGCGCTCACCCGCGTCATCTACGCCCGCCACGTCTACGCGGCCGCGCGCATCCGCTGGGGCGCCCGCTTCGCGCCGATCGTGAGCACGCTGCCCGACGGGCGGCGCGCGGTGGACTACCGCCGCTTCCACGAGGTGGTCGAGGCGGAGCCCGCGGGCCGCCCCGAGCGCGCGCGGCGCCGCGCCCGCGAAGGGTGA